The genomic stretch CTGAGCTGCGAGGGATGCTCTCCCCAttctttttcataaataattttgtcaaaatagaCACTGTGGTAAGTGAGTTTTTGGGGATCAGTTTTGCAGAAAATTGGTTTGAAATGGACAGAATTTGTTTGGAGCAAAATATTAGTATAGTAAGAAAGAGTCTTCTGAGGTTGTTCAGGGACCCAATGAAAATTTGGGGGAAAGTAAGAAGTAGCAATTTGAGCAGGAAATTTTAGGTGGGATCTGTTTAATTCAATGTGGAACAAATGTTCAGAATGAGGAAGAATAACATAGGCTGAGGATATGTCATATTTAATAAAAGGAGCCGCAGTCCTTTGGGAAGCAACAACAAAAGGGTCATAGTCTGAAATAAGAGCACTGGAATAAGTAGTCGGGGAGCCAGGATTAAAAGCAGAGAAACGATTGGTTAATGCAAGGGCTGAGTTAGTAGTTGGAGGGGCAATAGGAGTCTCTGGCATAAAGGCCAAAGGCTTGGATTCAATCTTCTCCTTGTCATTTTTATTGGTCATtctggcactgcaaaaattcacgagtgagaAAATCTGGGATTGAATTATTAGAACCtttaatgtattcaatatcaaaagaaaaaacacttaaaaaagcTTGCCATCgggcaaaaatttgttttgatgcaatattttcaacatctttttgtAGAATGTACTtggcagatttacaatcaatgcgtactaaaaacttttgatttaaTAAATCAGATTGGAATTTAGTGATGCATAACACaacagaaagaatttcttttttaatagtactataatttatttgagCTTTATTCCAGGATCCAGAatggaatcgaacaatttgttcgGGAGATCCTGgggaaacaattttttttcagaatACCTCCAAAGCCGATTTCAGAGGCATCagtttcaacaattttgaaagcaTTGTCTGACGGAATTCCTAGACAGGGTAAAGCTTTGACATGGGTTTTGATTTCTCTGACAAGGGAAGTATGTATGTCAGTCTAGGGAGGAGGATTGTTTAATAAACAATCGAACAAAGGTTTGCAGTGTTTTCTGAGATCTTTGTAGAAATCtgcaatataatttaaagaacctAGGAACCTTTGGAGCTGATTTTTATCAATGATAACATCAGGGAATTTATCTGCAAATTGAATGGCTTTATCAATGGGTCTTATTCGTCCTTTAGAAATATCAAAACCAAGGAATCTaattttggtttggaaaagcttgatttttttaGCAGAAACAACAAGTCCATTGTGTTTGACTGTTTCTATAAACgaattcaaatgtttccagtgttcatcattAGATTTggaataaatcaaaacatcatcaatataGACAATAGTAAAGTGACTGAAGGGATTGAAAATGTCATTCATGATAGTTTGGAATTCACTGGGAGCATTTtttagaccaaaaggcataacATTCCATTCATAATGTCCAAATGGGGTGGTAAAAGCAATCTTATACCTATCTTTATCATTAGTTTGGATTTGCCAAAATCCTGATTTCATATCGAACTTAGAGAAAACTATAGCCTCATTGATGCGACTAACTAAATCCTTTCTATTAGGAATGGGGTATCTAATCCATTCTAAAACATCATTGAGTGATTTGTAGTTGGTTACAAGCCTAGGGGTTCCTCTCTCAACTtcagcatttttcataacataaaaggcAGCACAAGACCAAGGAGATTTACTCTTCCTAATAATTCCTTTAGCAAGTAGgtcagcaatttctttttggcaaaagcctAAAGTTTCAGCATTCATTTGGATGGGCCTAGCTTTAGTGGGGATTTTCTTTTCAGAAAACTTTTTAATGCAaggtaaagaaacaatgtgttttttcctatgccaaaaagcattaggaagATCAGAACAAACAAGATCAATGATACGAGTATTAAAAGAGACAATTTTAGATTGtaataatttatcataaaattgttcagcaatttttttgtatttaatttcttgttttagGAAATTTAAATGTTTAGTTTTGGCAGTGATAATATTAAAATGgctaatatcaatttcaaatttgttagcaaaataaaattttactccAACATCCATTTTAATAGTTGAAACACCAGTTTCATCAACagaaaaaggataaagcatgcAAATAAAAGGAAGACCAAGAATAACCTTTTCagtcatatttttaacaagaacagcAGGAGTATCAAAACAGACATCTCCCTGACAAACATGTAtactatttaattcatatttgatttgCAAACGGCTTCCACGGGCAGAGTTCAATCTttcagtggatttttcaaaatatttgctgggaaCTATAccttcttgaatacaattcaaatcGGCGCCAtaatcaatcaaagcaatagTATCAAATGCATAATCAGGAGCAATGACAATATGAACTTTAGAATACCACTTGGGTGGAACAATTTTGTTAATAAGACTGATAATCTTGATGTCATTATTAACTTCATTGGAAATCACTTTATAACTGGATTCCGCTTCATCAAAATGTTCAAATTgcttatcattttcattatcagaattgtgatcttgaaaacaattttggatttttagtaTTAACAGTTGttgttttaaatcattattatcagttttaaaagtaaaaatgtcatttttcaAATCGgcaatttctttcttgatgttactaatctcatgctgcaaatctaAGATAGTAatttctttggatttttgtttagaaaatcgttccaaagtttcatcaagagagatttttgtaTTGCTGGGTTTATTAGCATTTTTAACCATggtattcttgagttttttaaggtaatcttcttttaattcagaattttcaaattttgaaattaaagtgattagcaaattttcttgttcttcagtttttgaaataacattGCAAGCTTTCACATTTTAGCAGCAGgaatcattacaaccaattttaaaatcattatcagaaaaTTCACTGGCTGAATGGTAATCAGAGTCACTTGAAGTTGTTAAAATTTCACAATCAGAAGAACCAGAAGAACTTACTGATTATAGGATTCTAAAAAGATTCTCTTTTTCATTGTTAACaattttcaaagcattaatttctttttttaattttttgggtggtTCAGGACACTTGTCAGCAAAATGTCCCGTTTTCccacaattaaaacattttccgttagaaaaatatttgtcaaattttgagttattctttttggatttgttaggtgatgaaaattttttaaatggtttattaaattttcttttcttgtaactattgtaatatggagcaggtcttttcttaaaaactttatcaggtttctttctatttctccgAGAGGGAGCCATAAGAGGTAATCCAAATTATTCgcagaaattttccatttcatatttagctttgtttttgttttttagttgttgtcttatcattttttgatcaatgcacatttttatgccaagttttttaactgtagaaaataaatcaccataatttaatttttcatattcaatTAATCCAGTGTTGGAGTTAATGAGTTCATCTTTAACTTtatgagcaaataatgaaggtaatccatcaataaatttttctttccaataaggctttTGGCTATCAGATCTAACCATAacacgagaaagaaaaacatcctgataccatctataatcagacatagtaggacAACGAAGATTATTCAAGAAATCATAAATGCGAGAAGGTGCTCCAATAAAATGTTTAATGATAGTGTAAATCAATGTGTTAACACTGTCAGGTTCACCAGTGCCACGTTGCTCATCAAAAATTGGTAAGCCACCTTCATATTTTTTGACAGCTTTTCTAATTATTTCTCGAGACTCTTCAGTAAGGTCtttatcccaccaatttcgaAGAATTCCAGAGAAACCAGTAGAAagtaaatcaacaatttctgattggcttaaattgtgattagtaacataggcattagcaaccattaacatgtgattcattttattcaatatttcttgttcagacaaaccatcaatgttccattcataAAGTTTATcaacagaaacagaaaactgagattgaaaaaatctttcttcaaactgTAAATCAGGTGGAGTGGGTCTTGAATACCAGTTTTTTTGTAAGATTAACAGGCTTTGATTTATCAAAAATTCTTTGGAGTCTTTGGTCAggattaaaattttcaatcatTTGAATGTTGGAATCAGAAGAATACTGAGAAAGTTCAGAGTCATCGGAATCagatgttttagtgtttttttggaCAACACAAGCTTGTCCAGATCCAGAAGCTTGACTAGCTTTTAGATCTTTcaacattttgtcaattttgtCAACATTTTTTTGATTAGTGGTTTTCAATccaagattttttctttcttcggGAAGAGAAATGatgggtttttcaattttacaacTGGAAGTAATGGGAAAATCAATTTTGTCTTCAATCCGATCCAATTGTTGGCCAATAATATGAAGAGATTGGTTTACGAAATTGTtttgttcaattatttttttggtttcacTATGAATAGTGGCAGCATCAGGAGCTTTAAAAGGGGAAGCTTTAACAGTTGTGTCAGTGCCATAGGTCTTGATCAATAaattttcaagaggaggatgagaagctTTAAATTGCCACATCTataaattcttgacgtgtcaatataacacgtcaatatttactgacgtgtcaaactctgacacgtcagtaaatataaaattaattagttatttaaataaaatgttttaaatttaaattgaattcaaatttactgacgtgtcaaatattgacacatcAGTAAATACTAACGTGTTGTTTTCACCACGTCAATAAATGTtaacgtgccacttttggcacgtcaacatttattgacgtggcaaaatatTGCTACTGTTTGCCACAtcaaaaaatggtcttttttttttttgtagtgtaggGTGATTCTATCAACTCCATGTCTATATTTGCAAACAAGTAAACAACTCTCGGTTCAAAGTTCAAACTCTCATTTAATAAGTGAGAtttaatatatgaaatatttaattaaaaaatagaaagtaaattATGAATACAGGGTTCGAACTGATATGAAtgaacaaatttaataatttaatttataatctaACACCTATTATTAAGATAGAATTACTTACATCTAATGAACTCTCACAAATCACACTCATAAAATCAAACCTACCTAAATCTCATACCCAACTTATATTATGTACGGTTAATAAttcgttattttttttaaaaaaaataactgataaaaaatagtgaatttccatcatttaattaaaattttaatatgagtatagaaaaaaaaaattaatattttaacattttctctctactatgtGAGTTTTAATTTCCACTCGAGGAGTGAGGCCCAATATATGAATCAGAATTACAAATACATGGGTTGaattcaaaacttttattttaatatcatgttaaatcattggTTATCTCACAAACATTTTTTACTCAAAACAACTACCATGCTTTTCCTacttatttaataattaaattattaaaaaataatcatttaattatagcTTGCGCATGCTAGGCCCTCATACAGGCTATGGCACATTGACATGTGCTTTAGTGTTTGGTATTGATATGTGAGTAAGTGAAAGCAAATGTCACGTCCCATTCATTCATGAtgttgactaattttttttttttggtggacaaatgatgttgattttttttagacaCATTAGGCTGGTTGTTGATGcaataattttgttgttttacctttttctatttttggctatttttcagttttttttttttttttttgcttaactTGAGTGGAAACTTTTGTCCGGGAAGGAAAATTGGAAAGGAACAAGTGGATTATTTGGAAAATTGTgttttcataaattattttccatctttctaatcaatatatatatatatatatatatatatatgatgacaaCATACAAAATTATATCTCTCTCTTCTGATCTTCTTGTCTATCCAACAAGTAAAAACTCTTTTCAATCCTACCACTTTTTTCATCCCTACGGTGAAATAACTTTACCATCGGTCTAATTAGACATATCGACTATATGGAAAGTAGTCAAAAGCTTGGCAGCATGCCCCGTGGAAAACTTTAAGTACCATATTTAAGAGTAACAGGACCTACAATTTTAAGgtcttgtttggaattgcgtttgaacagtttaaaaatacttttaacactcaaaaagtttatttgaacaaaaaaatattcgtttgataaaaaaatattaaaaacacttttaagagtctaaaaagcctaaaaatagtcaaaacctACTTTTGGcagaagcttaaaaatgaaacttttacctaaaagcactttttgacttaaaaactctatttctcaaacataattttaaacatgctctaagaTTAGCTCAACTAGACATACGATCTCTTGATAAAGAAATTACTTTAGTGATGTCCTTCATTGtcaatggtatatatatatatatatacacaaaagccaaagttttatttaaataaacttaTAATCATCCAAACAATTTGATTCGGATTTAGATATGGttattaaagaaacaaaacaattggGGAGCATTCCaactttatttgttaatatattttgatttttgattttttttttttttaaacggacgGCTACCAGGACTCCTGATTTTAACCAACTGATGAGATCATTATCTGTCACACTAGACATTGGGGTCTACGACTTGGGGACAATTTAATTGGACAACAACATTCCTACATATATAACACGTGGGCTAAAGAAAAacagtaataaataaatagtttatTTGCAAGTGGAAAAGCAATACGTACGTGATTCTTGCCTCAACCTTCAATTATGAGGTTGGCGGTGAGACATCATGAAAAGTTGATCACGTGTGTCGCCATTCATTATTACGTTACTATCAATTATCAGCTTGGCCCTCCTGAAAATTGACTTTACTGTAATAGAGAGTCTGAGGAAGAAAACTTGCCAGCTAccccttcttttctttcaattgtTAGCGGCATGAATTCCACATTAGCAAAAGCCTTACAAGCTGTCAAGCAATCAGCTCCCATATCCTACAACTATGGAGAAATGTTAACTCCAGCTAAGAAAGTCATGGGCAATCAACCAAGGAAATAGTCTCTGCCTTGCAAGGAAATTATTAATGTTTAGACAGCAAGGCATTCTCAGGCTTTAGTTGATGTGAAATTCATACTGCTAACATCAACCAACCTACCTATCTTCCTTCTCTTCCCCTTAGAGAAACCCATCATTCTAAATCCTTTTTATCTTCCTTCTCTCCTAAGAGAAACCCATCATTCTAAATCCTTTTTATCTTCCTTCTCCCCTAAGAGAAACCCATCATTCTAAATCCTTTTTCTCTTCTGGTCTTCAAGTCAAAAGCTCTTTGTTTGACATGGAGGTGCTGAGTTTCTATGTTGGGGTCATAGGTGAGAAGCCATTTCTCTTCTGTATAATGTTGttcaggtctctctctctttttttttttcataattgaAATATCTGGGTTTCACCTCGACTAGATTTGGCTTGAGCTCTCACTTACAGGCGACctcaagaaattgtttgcactctAGAAGGGTCGAACCTTAGTGACTTACTACTCGAGTCAACTACTTAGTAATACTAGatcttttatttcttgtgcatgcCAAGGAAGATAATCTCATGTCTTCTCCTTTTTGCAGGCAACATCATCTCAGTATTAATGTTTCTTTCCCCTGTGTAAGCCAaagaactttttatttttgcagCCATTCAATCCTTCGTTAATTAAGCATAAGAAGatgttatttattaaataatcacttatttcaaaagcttaattaattaagctatagaaaaaggtaaatttaataattcaattaaCAATTTTAACATTATTGTAAATGCAGCGAGACATTTTGGCAAATAATAAAGCGCCAGTCTACAGAGGAATTTGAGAGCCTTCCTTACATTTGCACATTGTTAAACTCATCCTTGTGGACTTACTATGGAATTTTAAAGCCCGGGGAATTACTGGTGGCCACCGTCAATGGTTTTGGCATCATTGTCGAGACTATCTACGTCATCTTATTTCTTATATATGCACCAAAAAGGTCAAGGGTAAACCGATATTTTTCACTCtcttatctcaaaaacttaaaaacgaacaagaaataatgaatttaataatttgataTATTAATGTTTTCGTAGTTATGAATATTATCAAATTTAACAGCTTGTTATATATGAATTAATTCGTTGTGCAAAATTGCAAGGCTAAGATTGCCATTCTTGTGGGGATCTTGGATGTGGGCTTCCTAGCAGCAGCAGTTCTAGTTACTCGGTTGGCATTGCAGGAAGAAGCACGAATTGATGCAATAGGGTTCTTGGGTGCAGTGTTAAATTTTATGATGTATAGCTCACCTCTTGCCGCCATGGTAAGAATTAATTTAAAGCTCAATTGGTTGGGTGTGTAATATTATCTATTGACTCCTGTTTTtggattggaatttttttttttctcaacccATATATTAATTGTTTCCATTTTAATTCCAATTGGGTTTATTAATCTCTTTTTCGGTTTCCATGGATACCCAAATTAGTAAATGTTTGATTATGATCCTACATAATTGTGAACCTCATCTGTAGCTAACATCATAATTTCTTCATTATGATCCAATCAGCAACGCATAATGAACCCGTCTGGGCGAAAATACTCACGTCTAATtctctgcaattttttttttttaataaaataaatgggatATTTTGAGAGTTTTGTcaagatttaaaagaaaattctcaTGAAAGGAtgacatttcaaaaaattaaatatttgatatcataaattgagagtttttaaattttaaaaggatAATTTCAAAACGCGTTGAATTTTAGG from Corylus avellana chromosome ca1, CavTom2PMs-1.0 encodes the following:
- the LOC132167489 gene encoding bidirectional sugar transporter SWEET17-like is translated as MEVLSFYVGVIGNIISVLMFLSPVETFWQIIKRQSTEEFESLPYICTLLNSSLWTYYGILKPGELLVATVNGFGIIVETIYVILFLIYAPKRSRAKIAILVGILDVGFLAAAVLVTRLALQEEARIDAIGFLGAVLNFMMYSSPLAAMRTVVRSKSVEYMPFFLSFFLFLNGGTWAFYALLVRDYLLLAPNGCGFLLGAAQLVLYLIYRKANPRKNISADTLEQGSQHEHLISSSSLSRENNEE